In the genome of Eggerthella sp. YY7918, one region contains:
- a CDS encoding ATP-binding cassette domain-containing protein: MNVVEARGLTKAFRGKRAVDRLDMHVAQGDIYGFVGKNGAGKSTVMKMICGLVTPTEGEIALFGGARPDGEGSLRIGALIEDPGLLPNLTAYENLMAKALASGIVNAPDRCVETLTLVGLGEVGKKKVRGFSLGMKQRLGLALALIGSPDLLLLDEPLNGLDPEATRAMRNLIVRLNQSFGVTIIISSHVLDQLDRMATRFGVIANGCMVREMTADQVQAECGDSLRVRTTDPARTLALLEEALSGATFRAEPDGALSVSGGVDTAVIAQVLHASDQTVLELSQVKRDIEDYFVELMEGGVRGKAEAAAFEKGGVHHV, from the coding sequence GGGCGACATTTACGGGTTCGTCGGGAAAAACGGCGCGGGCAAATCCACCGTCATGAAGATGATCTGCGGGCTAGTCACGCCTACCGAGGGCGAGATTGCGCTGTTCGGCGGCGCGCGCCCGGATGGCGAGGGCAGCCTGCGCATCGGCGCGCTCATCGAGGACCCGGGCCTGCTGCCCAACCTTACCGCCTACGAGAACCTCATGGCGAAGGCGCTGGCCTCGGGCATCGTGAACGCGCCCGACCGCTGCGTCGAAACGCTCACGCTCGTGGGCTTGGGTGAGGTAGGGAAGAAGAAGGTGCGCGGGTTTTCGCTCGGCATGAAGCAGCGGCTGGGTTTGGCGCTCGCGCTCATCGGCTCGCCTGACCTGCTGCTTCTTGATGAGCCGCTGAACGGCCTCGACCCCGAGGCCACGCGCGCCATGCGCAACCTGATCGTGCGGCTGAACCAGTCGTTTGGTGTGACCATCATCATCAGCTCGCACGTGCTCGACCAGCTCGATCGCATGGCCACCCGCTTCGGCGTTATCGCGAACGGTTGCATGGTACGCGAAATGACCGCCGACCAAGTGCAAGCCGAATGCGGTGACAGCCTGCGCGTACGTACCACCGACCCCGCCCGTACGCTGGCGCTGTTGGAAGAAGCGCTGTCGGGCGCCACCTTCCGCGCGGAGCCGGATGGGGCGCTTTCGGTGTCGGGCGGGGTCGACACAGCGGTTATCGCGCAGGTGCTGCATGCATCCGACCAGACCGTGCTCGAGCTCAGCCAGGTGAAGCGCGACATTGAGGACTACTTCGTTGAACTCATGGAGGGCGGCGTGCGCGGCAAAGCGGAAGCGGCGGCGTTCGAGAAAGGCGGTGTACACCATGTTTAA
- a CDS encoding ribose/xylose/arabinose/galactoside ABC transporter permease, producing MFNLLKSDIYRLVHGRMLWVGLALLAAFVAFTVGLVWFATTPVFAQMVNEQAEANMSETPSGGVVKITNGNSAELTHEEAEALNEKVLPSRTNAYAQTLISGGVLALFVSLTIALFLVSDFETGFAKNVFAGRRRRAAYYLEKLMLCGVLTSVFLLAGMVLTDGGFMLAGFEYRFVETVGKYWSWVALAWLAVVTYVVATSVVVLLTRSKAAGIAFAIIIATGMLASLVMTVASALAPAFPVLADAVKWLPTFSVKLLGSGGIGLLSSTEGTALVGMTVLTQIALVAGMVIAACTALALAICPRKDV from the coding sequence ATGTTTAATCTGCTGAAATCAGATATCTACCGCCTTGTGCATGGGCGGATGCTCTGGGTGGGCCTTGCACTGCTCGCCGCGTTCGTGGCGTTTACTGTCGGTCTGGTATGGTTCGCCACCACGCCGGTGTTCGCGCAGATGGTAAACGAGCAAGCCGAAGCGAACATGTCCGAAACGCCATCGGGTGGGGTCGTGAAAATCACCAATGGCAATAGTGCTGAGCTTACTCACGAAGAGGCGGAAGCTCTCAATGAGAAAGTTCTGCCATCGCGTACGAACGCTTACGCGCAAACGCTCATTTCAGGAGGCGTCCTTGCGCTGTTTGTTTCGCTGACAATCGCACTTTTTCTTGTGAGCGATTTCGAGACGGGGTTTGCGAAGAACGTGTTTGCTGGACGGCGCCGCCGCGCGGCGTACTACCTTGAGAAACTGATGCTCTGCGGGGTGCTCACGTCCGTGTTTTTGCTGGCGGGCATGGTGCTCACAGATGGCGGCTTTATGCTCGCCGGGTTTGAATACCGCTTCGTGGAGACGGTCGGTAAGTATTGGAGCTGGGTTGCGCTTGCGTGGTTGGCGGTTGTGACGTATGTGGTGGCGACCAGCGTGGTGGTGCTGCTCACGCGCAGCAAAGCGGCCGGCATTGCATTTGCTATCATCATTGCCACAGGGATGCTGGCGAGCCTTGTCATGACGGTGGCGTCGGCGCTTGCTCCGGCCTTCCCGGTGCTGGCCGACGCGGTGAAGTGGCTTCCCACGTTTAGCGTGAAGTTGCTTGGATCCGGCGGGATCGGCCTGCTCTCTTCCACGGAAGGAACCGCGCTTGTGGGGATGACGGTTCTGACGCAAATTGCCCTAGTGGCAGGCATGGTGATTGCTGCGTGCACCGCGCTGGCGCTAGCCATTTGTCCGCGAAAGGACGTGTAG
- a CDS encoding HAMP domain-containing sensor histidine kinase, whose protein sequence is MMVVLVGLACGAVGVGVAVLVYERQLRRMARDLRERDAHSNTRLTVEAPGRGFAELAAAVNGQLDAAREERLEGRRRQQEFQRDLASLSHDIRTPLMGAKGYLRLAQDEDARNEDGRGGGSTSADALGGGREDDRARRLRAAEARLDDMGSLLDQLFAYAQASDPDLALDLRPVRVLPLLADVLVGQYPAFERHGWEPQVDFADEGLLAEADPEALTRIFENLVGNALRHGASAPIITQRGNVVTFANEVADPAALDVERLFERFYRADASRTRSGSGLGLAVAASLAAAMNMHLTARLEGHILYIDLTFS, encoded by the coding sequence ATGATGGTCGTGCTCGTGGGGTTGGCGTGCGGTGCGGTGGGCGTCGGGGTTGCCGTGCTCGTGTACGAGCGACAGCTTCGTCGCATGGCGCGCGACCTGCGCGAGCGCGACGCGCACAGCAACACGCGCCTCACGGTGGAGGCGCCAGGCCGCGGGTTCGCCGAACTTGCGGCTGCGGTGAACGGGCAGTTGGATGCCGCGCGGGAGGAACGTCTGGAGGGCCGACGTCGCCAACAAGAATTCCAGCGCGACCTAGCCAGCCTCTCGCACGACATCCGTACCCCGCTCATGGGCGCAAAAGGCTACCTGCGGCTTGCGCAAGATGAGGATGCGCGAAACGAGGACGGGCGCGGAGGCGGAAGCACAAGTGCAGACGCACTCGGAGGCGGGCGGGAGGACGACCGAGCCCGTCGCCTGCGTGCTGCTGAGGCGCGGCTTGATGACATGGGTTCGCTGTTGGACCAGCTGTTCGCGTACGCGCAGGCGAGCGACCCGGACCTCGCGCTTGACCTGCGCCCCGTGCGCGTGCTGCCCTTGCTAGCAGATGTGCTGGTGGGGCAGTACCCCGCCTTCGAGCGCCACGGCTGGGAGCCGCAGGTGGATTTCGCGGACGAGGGCCTACTGGCCGAGGCCGACCCCGAGGCCCTCACGCGCATCTTTGAGAACTTGGTGGGCAACGCGCTGCGCCACGGCGCGTCCGCACCTATCATCACGCAGCGCGGCAACGTCGTGACCTTCGCAAACGAGGTAGCCGACCCCGCCGCGCTCGACGTGGAACGTCTCTTCGAGCGCTTTTACCGCGCCGATGCCTCTCGCACCCGCTCCGGCAGCGGCCTCGGCCTTGCCGTAGCCGCAAGCCTCGCCGCCGCCATGAACATGCACCTTACCGCCCGTCTCGAAGGTCATATTCTCTATATTGACCTCACGTTTTCGTAA
- a CDS encoding MmcQ/YjbR family DNA-binding protein — protein MTAHDWLDEYLLAKPGATKDYKAEWEWWRYQVGGKLFAATMQPGPEHHEYAGRNLVSLKCDPVWSEQLRATHPDILPGFYSDKRNWISIDLNGDVPEDLLRELCDHSYNLVFAKLTKKLQREILEA, from the coding sequence ATGACCGCACATGACTGGCTGGACGAATACCTGCTGGCAAAGCCTGGCGCGACGAAGGACTATAAAGCGGAGTGGGAATGGTGGCGCTATCAGGTGGGCGGTAAGCTGTTCGCAGCCACCATGCAACCCGGGCCGGAGCACCATGAGTATGCCGGGCGCAATCTCGTGTCGCTCAAGTGCGACCCCGTGTGGTCGGAGCAGTTACGCGCCACGCATCCGGATATTCTGCCCGGCTTCTACTCCGATAAGCGGAATTGGATTTCCATCGATCTTAATGGCGACGTACCCGAGGATCTGCTACGCGAGCTGTGCGATCACTCCTACAACCTCGTCTTCGCCAAACTGACAAAAAAGCTCCAGCGCGAAATCCTCGAAGCCTAG
- a CDS encoding M50 family metallopeptidase — protein MTKTNTTKSSKLTKALVILLFALIGAFIGYQAARMANKIGSTDMLETVLLVGLFIVAIAFAYLLQIIAHEAGHLVMGLATGYRFVSFRIGSFMLLKDEGRLRLRRFSLAGTGGQCLLGPPDLVDGRVPYVLYNLGGVLANLALAILCGIAAVVLRSEALTQVGNSAPLWITPAGVVALFCTLAAAIGLALALMNGIPLSIGGVDNDGRNIVSASKSPEALRAFWIIVKVSEQQARGIRAKDMPASWFAPPSSLDALKNPVIASVAVIASQRLLDQGNITEAAQSIRALLEAETGMLGIHRALLQIDLAFCELMEGTRPANPEPFDKETQQIAKAMRTNPALLRAHYATALLADHNPEEARALREKFDRAAARYPYPADIASERELMAQVDKVAATQQAQACATIDKDTSFNASHT, from the coding sequence ATGACTAAGACGAATACGACTAAATCGAGCAAACTTACAAAAGCGCTCGTCATTCTCCTGTTCGCCCTGATCGGCGCGTTCATTGGCTACCAAGCAGCTCGCATGGCCAACAAGATTGGATCGACCGACATGCTAGAAACGGTGCTGCTCGTTGGGTTATTCATCGTCGCCATCGCGTTTGCCTACCTGCTGCAAATCATCGCGCATGAGGCAGGGCACCTGGTGATGGGCCTGGCAACAGGATATCGGTTCGTATCGTTTCGCATCGGCAGTTTTATGCTGTTAAAAGATGAAGGGCGTTTGCGCCTGCGCCGCTTTTCCCTTGCGGGAACGGGCGGTCAGTGCTTGCTTGGCCCGCCCGATCTCGTGGATGGACGCGTGCCGTACGTGCTCTACAACCTGGGCGGCGTGCTGGCGAACCTTGCTTTGGCTATCCTCTGCGGCATCGCGGCCGTTGTGCTTCGCAGCGAAGCGCTTACCCAGGTGGGCAACAGCGCGCCACTTTGGATCACGCCGGCCGGTGTGGTCGCGCTGTTCTGCACGCTTGCCGCCGCCATTGGCCTGGCGCTAGCCTTAATGAATGGCATCCCGCTCTCGATTGGCGGCGTAGATAACGACGGCCGCAACATCGTATCGGCCAGCAAAAGTCCCGAAGCACTGCGAGCCTTTTGGATCATCGTAAAAGTGAGTGAACAGCAAGCGCGTGGCATCCGAGCTAAAGACATGCCCGCATCATGGTTTGCGCCGCCTTCTTCGCTGGACGCACTAAAAAACCCGGTCATTGCATCAGTTGCGGTCATCGCGTCCCAGCGGCTGCTTGACCAGGGCAACATCACCGAGGCGGCGCAATCCATCCGTGCACTCTTGGAGGCCGAAACGGGTATGCTCGGCATCCACCGGGCACTTCTGCAAATCGACCTTGCATTCTGCGAACTAATGGAGGGTACGCGCCCCGCAAACCCCGAACCCTTCGACAAAGAAACGCAGCAGATCGCAAAAGCTATGCGCACAAACCCTGCACTTCTGCGAGCGCACTACGCAACCGCGCTGCTTGCCGACCACAATCCTGAAGAGGCCCGCGCGTTACGCGAGAAGTTCGACCGCGCGGCAGCACGCTATCCCTACCCCGCTGACATCGCAAGCGAACGCGAACTTATGGCCCAGGTAGACAAGGTCGCCGCGACGCAGCAAGCACAAGCGTGCGCTACAATAGACAAAGACACGAGCTTCAACGCCTCCCACACCTGA
- a CDS encoding TetR/AcrR family transcriptional regulator, which translates to MARNKHPEETVNRILDVALKLFFEKGYDNTSIQDIIDGLGGLTKGAVYHHFKSKEDILSAAMDRENAGLYQEMERVRDDPSMTGLEKLQALYEVSIDGPQLPMSAEMAIDPDPVKNARLLGMQFQSVTEEAVPLYVEPIIRQGMEDGTIHTEHPQEMAEVIVLLANLWVSPMFRMTDAEHLLRRLDYYVNLLHLLGADVQPGRITGVLEDFRSGYERNLQVVQGEGEEEA; encoded by the coding sequence ATGGCGCGCAACAAGCATCCCGAGGAAACGGTTAACCGCATCCTTGACGTGGCGCTCAAGCTCTTCTTCGAGAAGGGCTACGACAACACGAGCATCCAAGACATCATCGACGGTCTGGGCGGCCTCACAAAGGGAGCGGTCTACCACCATTTCAAATCGAAAGAAGACATTCTGTCCGCCGCGATGGATCGTGAGAACGCCGGACTGTATCAGGAGATGGAGCGCGTTCGCGATGATCCCTCAATGACTGGCCTTGAGAAGCTCCAGGCCTTGTACGAGGTATCTATCGATGGTCCGCAGTTGCCTATGAGCGCCGAAATGGCCATTGATCCGGACCCGGTGAAGAATGCGCGCCTTTTGGGCATGCAGTTCCAGTCTGTTACCGAAGAAGCGGTGCCGTTGTATGTCGAACCCATCATCCGGCAGGGCATGGAGGACGGCACGATTCACACCGAGCACCCGCAGGAGATGGCCGAGGTTATCGTGCTGCTGGCGAACCTCTGGGTGAGTCCGATGTTCCGCATGACCGACGCCGAGCACCTGCTTCGTCGCCTCGACTACTACGTGAACTTGCTGCACCTGCTGGGTGCCGACGTGCAGCCTGGACGCATCACCGGCGTACTTGAGGATTTCCGGAGCGGCTACGAGCGGAATCTGCAGGTCGTACAAGGCGAGGGGGAGGAGGAAGCGTGA
- a CDS encoding MFS transporter, protein MASLLNRSFISVVIVQIASLFGDAVLRFALPLYVLNLTGSAALMGAVAAAAWVPYIVLTPIGGVAADRVNKKRIMASLDVLLALTCAAYLVFEGVIDIIGLSIFALIILYAAQSVYQPTVQAAVPFIVPRESIVRATAIVSQISALSGLIGPVIGGLVFGLFGIEPVVVVSGVAFALSATLIVLFVRIPRDAIERSDVGVVRTVVRDIAESFAFLRHDRPVILKVILLVAGINLTLTAFILIGAPVTVTQILGLPNQFMGFAEGAMALGGLVGGITVGVLAKRLKLERAGVLLLLAAAALLPMAIVLGVPMDPMLGYGIFVASLFVCMACATMFSIQCISFVQLETPGHLVGKVIALAMSLANCAQPVGQLVYGGLFDALRGDLVLVALGTAAVSFIIGLITWRVLTRGLREIAEASTESQMENSIAH, encoded by the coding sequence ATGGCATCATTGCTCAATCGCTCGTTTATCTCGGTGGTCATCGTGCAGATTGCGTCGCTGTTCGGCGATGCGGTGCTGCGGTTTGCACTGCCGCTGTACGTGCTGAACCTCACAGGGTCGGCCGCGCTTATGGGCGCGGTGGCGGCCGCGGCGTGGGTTCCCTACATCGTGCTCACGCCCATTGGCGGGGTAGCGGCCGACCGCGTGAACAAGAAACGCATCATGGCCTCGCTCGACGTGCTGCTAGCCCTGACTTGCGCCGCGTACCTGGTGTTCGAAGGCGTTATCGACATCATTGGCCTCTCCATCTTTGCGCTTATCATTCTGTATGCTGCGCAGAGCGTGTATCAGCCCACGGTGCAAGCGGCGGTGCCGTTCATCGTGCCGCGCGAGAGCATCGTGCGCGCTACGGCCATTGTGAGCCAGATCAGCGCGCTGTCGGGACTCATCGGGCCGGTCATTGGTGGGCTTGTGTTCGGCCTCTTCGGTATCGAGCCGGTGGTCGTGGTGTCAGGTGTGGCGTTTGCGCTATCAGCCACGCTCATCGTGCTGTTCGTGCGTATCCCACGCGACGCCATTGAGCGCAGCGACGTGGGCGTCGTCCGCACCGTGGTGCGCGACATCGCCGAGAGCTTCGCCTTCTTGCGCCATGACCGGCCCGTCATTCTCAAGGTCATCTTGCTGGTGGCCGGCATCAACCTTACGCTGACGGCGTTCATCCTCATCGGCGCACCCGTTACCGTCACCCAGATCCTTGGGCTGCCGAACCAGTTCATGGGCTTTGCCGAAGGTGCGATGGCGCTCGGAGGTTTGGTCGGCGGCATCACAGTGGGCGTGCTAGCGAAGCGTCTCAAGCTCGAACGCGCTGGAGTGTTGTTGCTGCTGGCGGCTGCGGCGCTGCTGCCGATGGCCATAGTGCTGGGCGTGCCGATGGATCCGATGCTCGGCTACGGCATCTTCGTGGCCAGCCTGTTCGTGTGCATGGCGTGCGCCACCATGTTCAGCATCCAGTGCATTTCGTTCGTGCAGCTGGAAACGCCGGGGCACCTGGTGGGGAAGGTGATCGCGCTGGCCATGTCACTCGCAAACTGCGCGCAGCCCGTAGGCCAGCTCGTGTACGGTGGTCTGTTCGACGCCCTGCGCGGCGATCTGGTGCTGGTGGCGCTGGGCACTGCTGCTGTGTCGTTCATCATCGGGCTAATCACCTGGCGCGTCCTCACCCGCGGCCTGCGCGAGATTGCGGAAGCATCTACGGAATCTCAAATGGAAAACTCGATAGCCCACTAA
- a CDS encoding response regulator transcription factor has translation MEAGKQTEATARPRKAEGLFLIAGIAYWSYVNLLFSSSSIHPVNVIAEPDAVWFFSLFGNLFALLLVALRPRRAGGIVANSGWVVVSCSFVVVGALMLFAIAQNMLDARLLPLAGALAGFGTGFTFVFFAELFAGMKLQMVLLYSGAQQLFGVLLYLAIATLMPLAVLVLIVALVVCQSVLFAKIGARTANYESRTVLSSWSSGTSALAFFVAAALLVGGCYGFVRALTLDFALQVAPAPIDTLGGLGGGALLILSALLFIKKNPLDYLYQIAVPVLALGLLAVPLLASGIAAALPILLTCSSYFYGLLWFFIVVASIGSDTPLTRFAAIAFFCFQLGQLGGDALGFVVPNVPTGAYAISMVALFSIVIILVLALSRQKKAEMSMLQKAEEEQFELGCERVAVRHDLTQRESEVFRLLALGVNAKQIAKRLVLSENTVKTHVRHVYQKLGIHSREEIDNLLASEVSDIARDEAPLPLPFHDKKPLNR, from the coding sequence GTGGAGGCAGGAAAGCAAACAGAAGCAACGGCTCGTCCGCGAAAGGCAGAGGGTCTCTTCCTTATTGCGGGCATTGCCTATTGGAGCTATGTCAACCTGCTCTTCTCCTCTTCAAGCATTCATCCTGTTAACGTTATAGCCGAGCCTGATGCCGTTTGGTTCTTCTCTCTTTTCGGCAATCTATTTGCGCTGCTTTTGGTGGCGTTGCGGCCGCGACGCGCCGGAGGAATTGTTGCCAATTCCGGATGGGTAGTAGTGTCGTGCTCGTTCGTCGTCGTAGGCGCGCTTATGCTGTTCGCAATTGCACAGAACATGCTTGATGCGCGACTGTTGCCGCTTGCAGGTGCACTTGCGGGCTTCGGAACAGGCTTCACCTTCGTATTCTTTGCAGAACTGTTTGCAGGCATGAAATTGCAGATGGTGTTGCTTTACTCGGGGGCGCAACAGTTGTTCGGCGTGCTGCTTTATCTTGCAATAGCCACGTTGATGCCTCTTGCGGTGCTCGTGCTTATAGTGGCCCTTGTCGTATGTCAAAGCGTACTTTTTGCAAAAATAGGTGCACGTACTGCCAACTATGAATCGCGCACCGTTCTTTCATCTTGGTCGTCAGGAACTTCGGCGCTCGCCTTCTTCGTTGCAGCGGCGCTGCTGGTTGGTGGATGCTACGGATTTGTTCGTGCACTGACACTCGATTTCGCCTTGCAGGTGGCACCCGCTCCCATCGATACGCTGGGCGGTCTGGGCGGCGGTGCGCTGCTCATACTGAGCGCGCTGCTGTTTATCAAGAAGAATCCGCTGGACTACTTGTATCAAATCGCCGTTCCCGTGCTTGCGCTGGGGCTGCTCGCCGTGCCGTTGCTTGCTTCAGGCATCGCGGCAGCCTTGCCCATTTTGCTGACCTGTTCGTCGTACTTTTATGGTCTACTCTGGTTCTTTATCGTTGTTGCTAGCATTGGATCGGATACGCCCCTTACCAGATTTGCTGCCATAGCCTTTTTCTGTTTCCAGCTTGGCCAGCTGGGGGGCGACGCATTGGGTTTTGTTGTACCGAACGTGCCGACAGGCGCCTATGCCATCAGTATGGTTGCCCTGTTCTCCATCGTCATCATTCTGGTGCTTGCGCTCTCGCGGCAGAAAAAAGCCGAGATGAGCATGCTTCAGAAGGCGGAAGAAGAACAGTTTGAACTTGGCTGCGAGCGCGTGGCTGTTCGGCATGATCTTACGCAGCGCGAAAGCGAGGTATTCCGTTTGCTCGCTCTTGGCGTGAATGCGAAGCAGATTGCGAAACGGCTCGTGCTCTCGGAGAATACGGTCAAAACGCATGTCCGGCATGTATATCAGAAACTCGGCATCCATTCGCGCGAGGAAATCGACAATTTACTGGCAAGCGAAGTGTCCGATATCGCGCGCGACGAAGCGCCGCTTCCCCTTCCATTTCACGATAAGAAGCCTTTGAACAGGTGA